In Oncorhynchus masou masou isolate Uvic2021 chromosome 11, UVic_Omas_1.1, whole genome shotgun sequence, the genomic stretch tctctagcctgagtgtcagtccgtctctgcttgtgtgtgtacctctctagcctgagtgtcagtccgtctctgcttgtctgtgtgtgtacctctctagcctgagtgtcagtccgtctctgcttgtctgtgtgtgtacctctctagcctgagtgtcagtccgtctctgcttgtctgtgtgtgtacctctctagcctgagtgtcagtcttgtcgtctctgcttgtctgtgtgtgtacctctctagcctgagtgtcagtacctctctagcctgagtgtcagtccgtctctgcttgtctgtgtgtgtacctctctagcctgagtgtcagtccgtctctgcttgtcactctctagcctgagtgtcagtccgtctctgcttgtacctctctagcctgagtgtcagtccgtctctgcttgtctgtgtgtgtacctctctagcctgagtgtcagtccgtctctgcttgtctgtgtgtgtacctctctagcctgagtgtcagtccgtctctgcttgtctgtgtgtgtacctctctagcctgagtgtcagtccgtctctgcttgtctgtgtgtgtacctctctagcctgagtgtcagtccgtctctgcttgtctgtgtgtgtacctctctagcCTGAGTGTCAGTCCGTCTCTGCTTGTACCTCTCTAGCCTGAGTGTCAAGCCTGTGTCACATGTCCgtctctgcttgtctgtgtgtgtacctctctagcctgagtgtcagtccgtctctgcttgtctgtgtgtgtacctctctagcctgagtgtcagtccgtctctgcttgtctgtgttacctctctagcctgagtgtcagtccgtctctgcttgtctgtgtgtgtacctctctagcCTGAGTGTCAGTCCGTCTCTGCTTTAGCCACCAATCCAGTGGATTTGATGGCTATGTCAGTGGAGTTctataaactgtgtgtgtgtcccaggtgGTTCCATGGTCACCTGTCAGGCCGGGAGGCTGAGAAGCTGCTGACAGAGAAGGGAAAGAACGGTAGTTTCCTGGtcagagagagccagagccaCCCTGGAGACTTTGTTCTGTCCGTCCGCACCGGCGACGACAAGACGGACAGCAGCGACAACAAGCCCAAGGTGACACATGTCATGATCCGCTGCCAGGTAAAGGATTATTTCCTTTTTTTtgtcctttttttttttacacccctccctcccttcttccctccctcccctccctccctccctccctcccttcctccttccctccctccctcctccttccctcccctccctccctccctccctccctccctccctccctccctccctccctccctccctcccttcttccctccctccctccctcccttcctccttccctcccctccctcgaGCTAAAGATGTGGCTTATGACCACAGATACACTACATGATATTTAAAATAGTCAAAGAGCCTCTCACATATCTCTGTGGGTGAAGGGACGGTCCacattgtgtgtgtttctcagcaTGACCTAAAGTATGACGTTGGTGGAGGAGAGAAGTTTGACTCTCTGACAGACCTGGTGGAGCACTATAAGAAGAATCCCATGGTGGAGACACTGGGCACGGTGCTGCAACTCAAACAGGTCGCTCTtcagcctgctctctctcttgtcAGCAAGCTACATGTCATTCCCCTGATCTTGATCATTTATGCCCTTTTTGTGTTTCAGAAGCTTTAATAATCCATAGATTTCTTGTTTCTAAACTTGCATGcgtctctccccagcccctgAACACCACGCGTATCAATGcagcagagatagagagcagagtgagagagctCAGTAAACTGGCCGAGGCCACGGACAAGGTCAAACAGGGCTTCTGGGAAGAGTTTGAGGTAAGAGACGCTCCATTGCGTTTCAAAATAAGTATTTAATGTAGTGTTGTTCTTATGTCAGGAAGAGTTTTTTATACCGTTGTACATGCTCTAGCTCCATTCTCACAtgtcatctgtctgtctcccaaTAACCGAGCCACGCTCCACATCTGAATTATTGAAATGGATTAAAGCAATACGTTGAGGATACatttttaaagggatactttgggattttgacaatgatgccctttatctacttccacaGAGTcggatgaactcatggatacaatatttatgtctctgtgtgcagcTTGAAGGAAGTTGTTACCTtgcgcaattgctaactagcattagcgcaatgactggagttctatgggtatctgctagcatgctagcagatacccatagacttttAACAAGTATCCCTTTTCCTTTGTCCCGCCCAGACGTTGCAGCAGCAGGAGTGTAAGCTTCTCTACAGCCGTAAGGAGGGGCAGAGAGCTGAAAACAAGAACAAGAACCGATACAAGAACATCCTGCCCTGTGAGAGAACACACGCATCATaccctatcatcatcatcataccctatcataccccccccccctgattTTGGTCTGATTTTAATCatgactcttctctctttctctctctttccctctctagtTGATCACACTCGTGTGGTGCTGAATGATGGGGATGGATCTGAGGCTGGCTCGGACTATATTAACGCCAATCTCATCATGGTAGTAACTGACATCATGGTAAATTCACTTCATtctcaggacacacacacacctgtcagacACACACAATATGGTATCGAAATAACCTCACTGTAAACTCCACACACTTGCGTACAGCTCTATTTCAAGCACAATCTGCAATTTCCTGTATGTGACAGCTCTACGAAATACAAATGAATACGCAAGCTTACTGTTTGTCTTGTCGTTTCATTCATTGAGTGCGTGATGTGGTCTGCTAAGACAATTGCTGTATGTTACTTTGCTTGCGTTGCACTTAAGTCTGCTTTCTTCTACACACTACTACATCCAGCGCCTGTCTCTGTGGAACTGTTCTTTCTCTCTAGCCGGAGTTGGAGTGGAAGTGTAACAGCACCAAGCTGAAGAAGTCGTACATCGCCACGCAGGGCTGTCTACAGAACACCATCAGTGACTTCTGGAGGATGGTCTTCCAGGAGAACTCTCGGGTCATCGTCATGACCAccaaggaggtggagaggggaaaggtaactGGCTGACTGCTGTTGTGGTTCTCCATTTTGTGCATCTCTGAAACCCAGGAGAGCTTCTTCATAGGTTTCAGTGTGAACTGCTGCTGTGGCTTTGGGGCAGAAGTGTGCACGTCAATTGAGATACTTTGTCTCCCCACAGAGTAAGTGTGTGAAGTACTGGCCAGACATGTCATCTCTGAAGGAGTATGGAATCATGCGTGTCCGCAACGTCAAAGAGACGTCCGCTCACGACTACATCCTACGAGAACTCAAACTGTCCAAGGTCGGACAGGTAAGAGGAGGGACTGTTTTTTTGGTGTTTTTTTTGGCAAGTGTGTCCTTAGCTGTGTATGTGAGCATGCATGCTActtcaaaatgtgtgtgtgtttcagggtaaCACAGAGCGGACAGTGTGGCAGTACCATTTCAGAGCGTGGCCGGACCATGGGGTCCCTACAGACCCCGGGGGTGTTCTGGACTTCCTAGAGGAGGTCAACCTCAAACAGGAGAGCATTCTAGAGGCTGGGCCCATAGTGGTgcactgcaggtacacacacacacacacacacacacacacacacacacacacacacacacacacacacacacacacacacacacacacacacacacacacacacacagccagttaTATGTAATGTTGCTCTCttaattccctctctctctctccagtgctgGTATTGGACGGACAGGAACGTTCATAGTGATTGACATCCTCATTGACGTCATCAGGGAAAAAGGTGAGTGCAAATACTTCATCTATTTCTGCTACATGAGATCATTTCCATAAAGAAAGCTTCTGCCTTGTTCAGACCCCAAGGGTATATGTGTCTATAGTCTAACCTCTtctgtctctgtaggagtggactgtgatacagacgttcctagtctaacctcttctctctgtaggagtggactgtgacatagaccttcctagtctaacctcttctctctgtaggagtggactgtgatacagacgttcctagtctaacctcttctctctgtaggagtggactgtgatacagacgttcctagtctaacctcttctctctgtaggagtggactgtgacagacgttcctagtctaacctcttctctctgtaggagtggactgtgacagacgttctagtctaacctcttctctctgtaggagtggactgtgacagacgttcctagtctaacctcttctctctgtaggagtggactgtgataacgttcctagtctaacctcttctctctgtaggagtggactgtgttCCTagacctcttctctctgtaggagtggtgttcctagtctaacctcttctctctgtaggagtggactgtgacagacgttcctagtctaacctcttctctctgtaggattGGACTGTgacagacgttcctagtctaacctcttctctctgtaggagtggtgtgacagacgttcctagtctaacctcttctctctgtgacAGACGTTCCTAGTGGACTGTGACAGatgttcctagtctaacctcttctctctgtaggagtggactgtgacagacgttcctagtctaacctcttctctctgtaggagtggactgtgatgcagacgttcctagtctaacctcttctctctgtaggagtggaccgttcctagtctaacctcttctctctgtaggagtggactgtgacatagaccttcctagtctaacctcttctctctgtaggagtggactgtgatgcaGACGTTCCTAGTCTCTGTAGGAGTGGTCTGTgacagacgttcctagtctaacctcttctctctgtggaCTGTGAGTGGActgtctaacctcttctctctgtaggagtgtggactgtgacagacgttcctagtctaacctcttctctctgtaggagtggactgtgatgcagacgttcctagtctaacctctttctctctgtaggagtggactgtggaCTGTGATGCAgactagtctaacctcttctctctgtaggagtggactgtgatgcagacgttcctagtctaacctcttctctctgtaggagtggactgtgacagacgttcctagtctaacctcttctctctgtaggagtggactgtgacagacgttcctagtctaacctcttctctctgtaggagtggactgtgataacgttcctagtctaacctcttctctctgtaggagtggactgtgatgaCAGACGTTCTGTAGGAGTGgactagtctaacctcttctctctgtaggagtggactgtgatgcagacgttcctagtctaacctcttctctctgtaggagtggactgtgacatagacgttcctagtctaacctcttctctctgtaggagtggactgtgacagacgttcctagtctaacctcttctctctgtaggagtggactgtgatacagacgttcctagtctaacctcttctctctgtaggagtggactgtgacataGACCTTCCTAGTCTAACAGACATAGAccttcctagtctaacctcttctctctgtaggagtggactgtgacatagaccttcctagtctaacctcttctctctgtaggagtggactgtgacatagaccttcctagtctaacctcttctctctgtaggagtggactgtgacatagacgttcctagtctaacctctagtctaacctcttctctctgtaggagtggactgtgacagatagtctaacctcttctctctgtaggagtggactgtgacagacgttcctagtctaacctcttctctctgtaggagtggactgtgatgcagacgttcctagtctaacctcttctctctgtaggagtggactgtgatgcaGACGTTCCTAgttctctgtaggagtggactgtgacatagaccttcctagtctaacctcttctctctgtaggagtggagtTCCTagtctcacctcttctctctgtaggagtggactgtgatgcagacgttcctagtctaacctcttctctctgtaggagtggactgtgatacagacgttcctagtctaacctcttctctctgtaggagtggactgtgatgcagacgttcctagtctcacctctctctctgtaggagtggactgtgatgcagacgttcctagtctaacctcttctctctgtaggagtggactgtgacagacgttcctagtctaacctcttctctctgtaggagtggactgtgacatagacgttcctagtctaacctcttctctctgtaggagtggactgtgacagacgttcctagtctaacctcttctctctgtaggagtggactgtgacatagaccttcctagtctaacctcttctctctgtaggagtggactgtgacagacgttcctagtctcacctcttctctctgtaggagtggactgtgacatagacgagtctaacctcttctctctgtaggagtggactgtgacagacgttcctagtctaacctcttctctctgtaggagtggactgtgacagacgttcctagtctaacctcttctctctgtaggagtggactgtgacagacgttcctagtctaacctcttctctctgtaggagtggactgtgacatagacgttcctagtctaacctcttctctctgtaggagtggactgtgacagacgttcctagtctcacctcttctctctgtaggagtggactgtgacacagacgttcctagtctaacctcttctctctgtaggagtggactgtgatcttctagtctaacctcttctctctgtaggagtggactgtgatgcagacgttcctagtctaacctcttctctctgtaggagtggactgtgataagtctaacctcttctctctgtaggagtggactgtgatgataacctcttctctctgtaggagtggactgtgacagacgttcctagtctaacctcttctctctgtaggagtggactgtgaccgttctagtctaacctcttctctctgtaggagtggactgtgatgcagacgttcctagtctaacctcttctctctgtaggagtggactgtgatgcagacgttcctagtctaacctcttctctctgtaggagtggactgtgacagacgttcctagtctaacctcttctctctgtaggagtggactgtgatgcagacgttcctagtctaacctcttctctctgtaggagtggactgtgacatagaccttcctagtctaacctcttctctctgtaggagtggactgtgatgcagacgttcctagtctaacctcttctctctgtaggagtggactgtgataaCCTCTTCTCAGGAGTGGTTgacctagtctaacctcttctctctgtaggagtggactgtgatgcagacgttcctagtctaacctcttctctctgtaggagtggactgtgacatagacgttcctagtctaacctcttctctctgtaggagtggactgtgacagacgttcctagtctaacctcttctctctgtaggagtggactgtgacacAGGagtctcacctcttctc encodes the following:
- the ptpn11a gene encoding tyrosine-protein phosphatase non-receptor type 11 isoform X1 — translated: MTSRRWFHPNITGVEAENLLLTRGVDGSFLARPSKSNPGDFTLSVRRNGAVTHIKIQNTGDYYDLYGGEKFATLAELVQYYMEHHGQLKEKNGDVIELKYPLNCADPTSERWFHGHLSGREAEKLLTEKGKNGSFLVRESQSHPGDFVLSVRTGDDKTDSSDNKPKVTHVMIRCQHDLKYDVGGGEKFDSLTDLVEHYKKNPMVETLGTVLQLKQPLNTTRINAAEIESRVRELSKLAEATDKVKQGFWEEFETLQQQECKLLYSRKEGQRAENKNKNRYKNILPFDHTRVVLNDGDGSEAGSDYINANLIMVVTDIMPELEWKCNSTKLKKSYIATQGCLQNTISDFWRMVFQENSRVIVMTTKEVERGKSKCVKYWPDMSSLKEYGIMRVRNVKETSAHDYILRELKLSKVGQGNTERTVWQYHFRAWPDHGVPTDPGGVLDFLEEVNLKQESILEAGPIVVHCSAGIGRTGTFIVIDILIDVIREKGVDCDIDVPKSIQMVRSQRSGMVQTEAQYRFIYMAVQHYIETLQRRIEEEQKSKIKGREYTNIKYSLSDLTGGDQLQSPLPPCTPSPTCAEMREDCSRVYENVGLMQQQKSYR
- the ptpn11a gene encoding tyrosine-protein phosphatase non-receptor type 11 isoform X2, which gives rise to MTSRRWFHPNITGVEAENLLLTRGVDGSFLARPSKSNPGDFTLSVRRNGAVTHIKIQNTGDYYDLYGGEKFATLAELVQYYMEHHGQLKEKNGDVIELKYPLNCADPTSERWFHGHLSGREAEKLLTEKGKNGSFLVRESQSHPGDFVLSVRTGDDKTDSSDNKPKVTHVMIRCQPLNTTRINAAEIESRVRELSKLAEATDKVKQGFWEEFETLQQQECKLLYSRKEGQRAENKNKNRYKNILPFDHTRVVLNDGDGSEAGSDYINANLIMVVTDIMPELEWKCNSTKLKKSYIATQGCLQNTISDFWRMVFQENSRVIVMTTKEVERGKSKCVKYWPDMSSLKEYGIMRVRNVKETSAHDYILRELKLSKVGQGNTERTVWQYHFRAWPDHGVPTDPGGVLDFLEEVNLKQESILEAGPIVVHCSAGIGRTGTFIVIDILIDVIREKGVDCDIDVPKSIQMVRSQRSGMVQTEAQYRFIYMAVQHYIETLQRRIEEEQKSKIKGREYTNIKYSLSDLTGGDQLQSPLPPCTPSPTCAEMREDCSRVYENVGLMQQQKSYR